In Podospora pseudopauciseta strain CBS 411.78 chromosome 2 map unlocalized CBS411.78m_2, whole genome shotgun sequence, the genomic stretch AGCTACTTCCTGCTGGTCAGTTTTTTTCGGCAAAAGATGTCGATTCTTCTTTGATGATACGGCCGATACTTCCCCACATTCAGTGAGTCAAATATATACGTTGAATCGTGATAGTCGCAAGCAGGAAGGTACGATAGAGCAGTTCAGGTAATGAAGCATGAAGATGCGATGACAAACCCGATTGCGGAGGGGTGGTCTCATGGTATATCGGTAGGTATATAGTTCTAGACCTGTCCACGTTTATACATTACTCACGTCGTATATCAAAGCAAATCTAACCTATTTGCAGCGGGATCGCGCTCTTCTTGCCAAATCTATGTATGCTAGCATCCGTTAGAGCTCATGCGGTAGCTTACGATGAAGTGACGTTGGGACGACCACACGCCACCAAAGCCTCAGTCAGGTGAGGGGTCCATCCCGATGAGAACTAGCTACGtcataaccctaacccggcGTCTGCTGCCTCTCAAGCTTGAGAGCGTGCGTAACAGTGCAACAATGCCAGCCCATTCTGGAGTGTCCCTATGTAATGAGGCTCAGACAAACAGAGCTTCAAATAATACCCCATACACTTGAAATCAAGATATCTTAGCTCTCAGTGTCTCAGAAGCTTGGTTAAGGCCTGAGCTTGTCACCGCTTGGATCGTCCTGCAGGCTGTCCCACTAATAGCAGCACCCCGGATTGCGATTAAGCGTGCAATTAACCAATCAGACGCGTCTGGTGGGCTGACCTTCGCGCGTCACAAGCTTCGCATCACATCGCAGGTGCTGCGCAGCTCTCACAGCTCTCACAGCTCTGTCCCTTGACACCGACATACCCAACCTGTCATTTAATCGCAACCAACCCCGCTAGTTCTTTCACACTTCCACCCATCAATTGAACCAATTCTACCACTTCATCTCAAATTTACCACTTGAAAATCGTTAAATCACACGAATCACCAACAATGGCGACTCCCACAGCCGCCTCAACAGGCACTGCGACTCCCCTCGAGCTCGACCCTGAGCAAGCCCAGCAGAGCCTTAAAATCTCCCTCGCCGACCTCGCCGCCAAAGCCGCCGCCCTCTTCGCCCAGAAGAAATACGAAGATGCCGCCGAGCAGTACGCCCGCGCAGCCGAGATGCAAGCCGAGATGAACGGCGAGATGAGCCCTGAGAACGCAGAGATCCTCTACCTCTACGGGCGCACCCTCTTCAAAGTCGGCCAGAGCAAGTCGGACGTTTTGGGCGGCAGCGCGCCACAGGCTAAGAACCAGGCCAAGCCCAAAGctcccaagaagaagaccgCTGCTGCCAATGGCGCTAAGAACGGCGAGGGCAGCTCCTCTTCTGCCGCCGCGAAGGCTGGGGAAAAGGTAGAGAAGGTGGTTGCTGAGGCTGCTgggaaggaggcggagaaggagtcGGGTGTTGAGATCAAGAAGCCCATGTTTCACTTTGAGGGAGACGAGAATTTTGTTGATtctgacgaggaagaggaggagggagaggaaggagagggtgaggaggaagaggaggatgacgatctTGCGACTGCGTTTGAGATTCTTGACCTGGCGCGTGTGCTTTTcctcaagaagctcgaggcgTCACAGACCGAGAGCGAAGGAAAGGGCAAGGAAGCTGCTGAGGAAGGCAGCGATAACCCCAATATTCGTCACTTGAAGGAGCGTCTGGGTGATACCCACGATCTCCTCGCCGAGATCTCGCTCGAAAATGAAAAGTATgcaccctcatcaccatccctcACCCAAGTTATCACCCGCTAATCTTAGTTGATCAGATACCACACCGCCATAAACGACGCCAAAGCCGCCCTCAAATACAAACAAGAGCTCTACCCATTCGAATCCGAAATCATCGCCGAAGCCCACTTCAAagtctccctcgccctcgagtTCGCCTCGGTAACCAAGCAATCAGACGACGACACAGCCGAAAGTAAAGACGCCTCCTCGGGAGAGGTCGACCAATCCCTCCGCGACGAGGCGGCCGCCTCTCTGGAGCAGGCCATCAACTCGACCAAACAGAAGCTCCAAAACAAGGAAGTCGAGCTCGccaccctccacaaccccgaGGAGAACGACTCGACTCGCGAAGAAATCTCCAACGTGAAGGAGATGATCAGCGACATGGAGCAGCGCCTCAAAGACTTGCGAGCTCCGCCCATCGACATCAATTCTGCGCTTGGGCTGCCGTCTCGATCGGAACAGGAAAAGCAAAAGGCGGATAATCTTGTGCTTGGGTCGGTGTCGGATGAGGTCAAGAAGAATGCGAATGATTTGACCGGACTGGtgagaaagaagaggaaggcggaggagagtgttgctgtggaggaggtgaaggaacAGGAACAGCCTGAGGCGAAAAGGGCCAAGTCGGAGGATGTATTGGGGGCGGCTTCTGCGGCGCCGACTGCTAACTAGGAAGAGCAAAGGAGGAtatgggaggaggagaataggaggttgatggagaaGTACAAGGCTGTGTGGCCCTGTCGGGGGTGGTCTTGCGTCAATGGAATGTATGAACAGCAgtgattttctttttgttttgttttatGGGCTTTTCTGTATTTGGTAACAGGCGCGCTTTttactctctctctctctctctcatcatcattaaAAACTTGGATGGGTTATTCAAGGGGAGCTAAAGTTGGGAATGGGAGAGAGGAACAGATGTCAAGATGACATGGTCTAGTTGAGGTATATTAACCCTGCACAAACAAGGCTAGCAAGGTAGTCTTTGAATCAACACTCCAAAGATGTTCAGAATCAAAAGCAATGTGTGCCACTCTTCAATCGAGCATTGATTAACTAGTACTGTATATTTGAATCCCGCACCAACTTGACAACCGCACTTTGCTTGCTCCAGCAGTCCCGTTGCCCCTATCCTCATCTTATAATTTTGTTCAGTTTTATCTTCCCCATGCGTTACCCCCAAATTGTTCCAGCCATCTTTTCCTCCCAAATTATTACAACTTGCTATGCTGAAAATGTGACCCCAACCCATAGcaccaaaagaaaagctcGCTCGCCCTCATCCAGTCTTTCATCCCTCACAGAGTAAAGTTCATACTCGCACTCCtactcccctccccaccctgCCCTTTCAAATGGGCACTCGACCCCTTGAATAGACTCTGCCAGATATAGGCTTcgctcagcagcagctcaaTGTCCTTTTCCGTCCAGTCCCCCGTCGGCAACGACTGCAAAAACATCATGATTTCTTGAAAGTCCATCTTTACCAGCTTGTCTGACCACTTTACCAAAAAGGCGGCACAGACGTATAGGTGGAATTCCGAGAAGCCTTGTTCTTCCGCCTGTTGATTTGTTAGCTTGTTTCTCTCCAGGAATGCAAAGGGGGCCAGAAGGGCCTACCATGTATGTATCCCACATCCGTATCGTGTTCTTGACACTTATTTCTCTCATCAACAGGCAGTTCATCCACCTGAAACTAAACTGGATGAATTCcacctgctccttctccaagtGCTTCGCCAGCCCGGCATCAATTCTCGCCGTCAGGTCTCGCAGTGCCGAAACTTGTCTCTGGATTCCTGGCTGCGCCACGATATAATGGTCCTGGATCCCGTCCAGCAGTTTAGTCAGACACCAGAATGAATCCGCCTCCACCGCGTCAAGAACCGCCTTAGGGAGCTGCCCCGGATCCATACCACTTTCGATATCTGGGTCTGTGATATATGTTCCCAAGAAAACTTGCCAAAATGGTGTCACTAGGTCGTTGATACCCTGGACATAGCCGCTTGCCGGGTGACGGACAGCCCAAACGTACAGAATGCGCTCAAGAGACCGCTGCGTAGCTTCGTAGCTGTAGAGTTCGATATGTGGGTTTGTGCGGGGGACATCGATACTGATTTGATGCCAGATGGCCTCGTCTAGGCCTCGGTTCGTTCCTCGGGGTGGTGCACTGCTTCCTGGCGCTGGTtgcccgcctcctccgaAGGCTTGGCGCACGCCGTCAAGgtattcttttctttttcgttcGAGTGTGGCTACCCTTCTTTCCGAGCTGGTAGGGAGGTAGCTGAGAAGCAGTTGCCAGGTCATGGCGCGAACCTCTTCTGGGACGCCAGACCATGCCAGTGACCGGAGATCTGGTAGTGGGATAGTAGAGGCTTGGAGGAGCTTCTTGAACTTGTTTATTCTTGTTATCCTTGAATTTATGGCGTCAACTTCTTTCGGGGTGGCATTGGCGGGTATCGAGGGGTGGTTGATTAGGTGCAAGGCGTTTGCCGGATCGCGCAAGATCTCCTTATACTGTGGTCGTAGAATCTTTCCTTCACTCTTCTTCGGCATCGGGTAACTTGCTGCTGGCCTCTCGATCGCTATGTCTTCGCTGTTTGAGTAGCGTCTTTCTCGACTACCGCCATTGAGTCCGTCGTCCAGATGCGCCCTGCTTTGTTccgctttttttcttgtcctcctcttcatgtTGGATAGACTGGGAAGCCCAAAATCGTCTCCGTCGTCCGACTCATAGTCATACATATCCTCTGCTTCGTCGGCGGTCCAGTCATCGTTGGTACTGGAAAGGAAGTTCATGTATTGCTTGAAAGGTGGTGATTTGCTGGTTCGTGTGGTCGGGGATTGTGTCGGGACTCGTTCAAGGGCCGACGTCGCTGATGGCGGGGTTCTTGGGCGCGATCCGGACCCAGATATATTTCTACCCCCTGATCAGTCCTGCACATGGAAATGTCCTGGGAGAAAACCCACAAGGAATCAAACTTGAGAATGTCGGCATGTGAATAGGCGGCGCCGACTACCAGACTCGAGTCGCGTGCTGGCTTCTTTAAAGGCGGGGTGTCCCGCTGAGGGGCCTTCCAGAACGGGGAAGCAGAGCTGTCGATGTCACTGTCAGTATCCCTGAGAATACTCAGCAGGTTCCTCTAGAAGGTGTATTGCATACTCGGACCTCTCTACAATCCATCCAAGGGTATAGTTAGTATGCAGGTATTCTGGGAATCAAAGCGGGCGCGAACTGCACATACCAACTTGCACCATCTCCTGCTGCAGAGCACAGTTCCGTCAGTCGCTGCCAGAGGTACATAGGATGGGCTGAGAACAGGCCGACGGAAGCTTACCTGGGGAGTGGCCTTCTTGCCGCCggcggaagaagaaaacatcATGAAGTACTGAAGAGGTCGTCTTGCAATGGCATGACCTTGGATCAGGAGACTGGCTGATTTATTGGTCTTGGTAGAGAGGCGCCAGTTCAATGTCTGGGCTTCGAGAGAGGCCAGCTGTTGCCAGCTTGGAGCCAGTTGATGGCCCTTTGATCGCTGGCTGGGCTAACACAGGAAGGTGCATGGCTGGCTGACCTGAGGTGGACTGCCTGGCCAGTGCGTCATTCCCCATTCCGCGCCCAAGCGCCCGCAGCTGCTCAGATTCCAGGGGCCCAGCCACTGGGTGAATGCCTGGCCAGGCTGGGAGACCCACTTTGACACAACAGGAACTGCGCCTTGACTTTTTGGCAGCTTCGCAGTCGAACTCTGACTTCCAGTTAACAACTTTATCCGTCCTTCACCAACCAGGAACGCATTTTTGATTGCCGGTATCGATTTCTTCATTTCGGAGCAGTTGGTCGTTGGTCCTCTTTTCACTTCTCTTACCGACTCTTCGCTTCGTTTGTTTTATATTCGGCGCCCGTACTTAATTTCACTACTCGGCGCGATACCGCGTTTGACatcttgaccaccaccacgaccaaaGGCGCGTGGAGAACACCGACATCATGACAGAACCCGAGAACTTCGACGATGAGCTGTTTGCCGATCTGTAAGTCGCATATTTTCATACTTCCTGATGGTCATGATGAGCAGGCGCTAACCAGCGACAGCTATAACGACGATGATGCGGCACCAGCGCCCAAGCCGGCTGCCGCAGCCCAGCCTGTTCAGTACGCAGCCGTGCAACCGACCATCGAGACCCGGCAGGAGGACAGCTACGACCCCAATCAGTACAACGACTacagtggtggaggtgaaaATGGCAACATGAAccaggatgatgaagaagaagaggacgatgacgatgacatTGATTTCAACCTCGGAAACGGCCCTTCGACCACGCTGGCCCCCCATGACCAGCAAGACTACAATGACAGccataacaacaacaacaacaacaacaacaacaacaacaacaacaacaacaacaacaacaacaacaacaacaacaacaactctcACCATGAGGAGAGGCAGTCCTACAGTGCGCCCTCGGCGCCTCCTGCTCATACCAAAGGCCCCAATGCCAAAGAAGACGGGTAAGTCAAAATCTCTGTTTGTTGACATTTGACAAGTGTGCATTATGAATCATGTGAACCGCGCCACTTCGATCGGACCACTATGCCGGTAGAGCAAGGTGGGAAGgctgggaaagggaggaagCTGGGCAAAGGCTACGGGATCAAAGGCTGCGGCCTGGCATGGTTGAGGATATGGGAAACTGGGCCAGCAAGAGGCAGGTCTCGTGGTGGACAAAATCATGCAAAGATGATATTGCAGAGAGCGGTGCGACATGTGTAATGCCGTCAAGAGGAGGGCTGTGCTGTGAGGGTTGGCCTCCCAAAGACATACCGAAAACATGCGCCAAAATACGATAATGGATGAGGAGTCATGCTCCTGCCCTCTGTATCCCAGTCGCAGATAATCTTAGCTCTGAAGGCTAGAGAAAGATATCGCAGCGAATAGCGCAGCAACCAGGACAGACGTACCTAGCTTGACGATAGGCAAGAAGAGCTCGAGACAGGAAACAAGAAAGATTTCGACAAGACCTTTTGCTGGCACTCCTGCGCTGCACCTTCCTTCTCAGTTGTGGGAACCTGCTGTGCATCGCATCAGTTCTGAACAACGGCTTGAATTCTTCTGCTGCGACCGCCGCCACAATGGAGCATCACAACACCACTCGACCTCCGCCATCTTCTCCCGAAGACTACATTCCTTTATCACCAAGCGATGCTTCTGGGGATGACGATGTACTCGACCGAGACTACATTCCTCTTTTCTCCAGCGACTCCTCCCCGCCCATCTTTTCAACCTCATCGCCACTTTCATGCTCGGCCATCTCGCTAGGCACAGCAGAGGAACTAGGAGATCACAGCACCAATAGCGAGGATGGCGACTCGTGTGATGAACCCTCCCCGAGGATCATATACGCGAAGAAAGACAATAGGTGTGAACTTTAGGCAGCGGCGACCAAAAACACACACGGGAAGCAGCGTTGGTTCAATGTTTGCTTTtccaacccaccctcccATCTTACTCTTTTTTATTTCTCCCAAgcctgtctctctctctctccccccctctttttCCATCCGAACCAGTGTAGTCAGCCGGGTTTGTTTGCCAGCCAACCCAGCGGACAAGCATTTTGATACACAAAAAAACAATCCAAGCTTTCCGGAGGTCGGAGGAGAgcagaaggaggggagaaggggggactGAAGGAATGATCTggctcttctttttttacttgGCCGATAAGATGCTAACAAAAACAATGTTTCATGATTGTTATTTCATGAGATAAAAGAGAAAATGAAGCTAACTCTACGGCACGATGTGCCGCTGTATTTTAGAAAAATGTTCATCGGCGGTCTCAACTGGGAAACCACCGACCAATCCCTTCGCGACTACTTTTCCAcctttggggaggtggtcgagTGCACCGTCATGAGAGATGGCGCGACGGGCCGGTCGCGCGGGTTTGGGTTTCTGACCTTCAAGGATCCCAAGACGGTGAATATCGTCATGGTGAAGGAACATTATCTTGATGGGAAGATTGTACGTCTTTgatcccccctcttccttccctGTTGGTCATTTGTGAGAGATATACTGACTGAGGATGGGGAAAAAAGATCGATCCCAAGCGCGCCATCCCCCGTGATGAGCAGGAAAAGACAAGCAAGATTTTCGTTGGA encodes the following:
- the GYP1 gene encoding GTPase-activating protein (EggNog:ENOG503NWNR; COG:U; BUSCO:EOG09261YLQ), coding for MMFSSSAGGKKATPQQEMVQVERSDSASPFWKAPQRDTPPLKKPARDSSLVVGAAYSHADILKFDSLNISGSGSRPRTPPSATSALERVPTQSPTTRTSKSPPFKQYMNFLSSTNDDWTADEAEDMYDYESDDGDDFGLPSLSNMKRRTRKKAEQSRAHLDDGLNGGSRERRYSNSEDIAIERPAASYPMPKKSEGKILRPQYKEILRDPANALHLINHPSIPANATPKEVDAINSRITRINKFKKLLQASTIPLPDLRSLAWSGVPEEVRAMTWQLLLSYLPTSSERRVATLERKRKEYLDGVRQAFGGGGQPAPGSSAPPRGTNRGLDEAIWHQISIDVPRTNPHIELYSYEATQRSLERILYVWAVRHPASGYVQGINDLVTPFWQVFLGTYITDPDIESGMDPGQLPKAVLDAVEADSFWCLTKLLDGIQDHYIVAQPGIQRQVSALRDLTARIDAGLAKHLEKEQVEFIQFSFRWMNCLLMREISVKNTIRMWDTYMAEEQGFSEFHLYVCAAFLVKWSDKLVKMDFQEIMMFLQSLPTGDWTEKDIELLLSEAYIWQSLFKGSSAHLKGQGGEGSRSASMNFTL
- a CDS encoding uncharacterized protein (COG:B; COG:D; EggNog:ENOG503NZRD), whose amino-acid sequence is MATPTAASTGTATPLELDPEQAQQSLKISLADLAAKAAALFAQKKYEDAAEQYARAAEMQAEMNGEMSPENAEILYLYGRTLFKVGQSKSDVLGGSAPQAKNQAKPKAPKKKTAAANGAKNGEGSSSSAAAKAGEKVEKVVAEAAGKEAEKESGVEIKKPMFHFEGDENFVDSDEEEEEGEEGEGEEEEEDDDLATAFEILDLARVLFLKKLEASQTESEGKGKEAAEEGSDNPNIRHLKERLGDTHDLLAEISLENEKYHTAINDAKAALKYKQELYPFESEIIAEAHFKVSLALEFASVTKQSDDDTAESKDASSGEVDQSLRDEAAASLEQAINSTKQKLQNKEVELATLHNPEENDSTREEISNVKEMISDMEQRLKDLRAPPIDINSALGLPSRSEQEKQKADNLVLGSVSDEVKKNANDLTGLVRKKRKAEESVAVEEVKEQEQPEAKRAKSEDVLGAASAAPTAN
- a CDS encoding uncharacterized protein (EggNog:ENOG503PP8Z); protein product: MTEPENFDDELFADLYNDDDAAPAPKPAAAAQPVQYAAVQPTIETRQEDSYDPNQYNDYSGGGENGNMNQDDEEEEDDDDDIDFNLGNGPSTTLAPHDQQDYNDSHNNNNNNNNNNNNNNNNNNNNNNNNNSHHEERQSYSAPSAPPAHTKGPNAKEDG